tatcaatgaggatgttgaagtcacccatgatgatggtgggaatgtcagcagagagaaagtgaagaagccaggtggagaattggtcaataaaggcagtggctgggcctggaggttggtatatgacggccacttggaggttggaaggagagtagatgcggacagagtggacttcaaaagaggggaggataagggagggtagaggtgggattgggttaaaggtgcagttagaagaaaagaGAAGACCCACacttccaccatgtttgttgccggggcgaggggtgtgggtgaagtggaggcctccgtaacgcagctcagcagaggaggcagtgtcagagggtgttagccatgtttctgtgaggccgcggAAGGCAAGATTGCAGGAGAGAAAAAGGTTGTGAataacatgaagcttattgcagattgagcgggaattccagagtgctccagagagggtGAGCatgggggtgggcgtcaggggcacgggttttatgttggaaagattgcgttagttcatattagatagggagcgataggagggggtagtaatgggaggtatgagctgtgggggtccagggatgggagatatgtcgccagcagtgaggaaaagcagagaaagggagagcaggtgagagaaagagtggccgacttgttttatgttttcttaggacagatttgaggttgaggagcaggccagcagaggaggacaggtggggaggtaagagagaAGGGGAGATGATTGttaggttagagggtgctggggtttgtgataggGAAGgaaagagaggattagtggagcaaacactgtaagggcatagctaaacatggtgaaggagtaagatgggtcaatagaaaagctagatccaagtaataagaagtgcttaaacagcagacatacccaaaagagacagcgacatagagtggggtcctgactcctgccgtgactaactgccgttgaaataactgcggcgtatTTATGCTAAGCTGCAGAAAtgggcgtgcctgaccccacacgcgtgcaccccttaagatgctactaaatttataggactgagtaaaggatcaggtgagagggattgtgggtccttatttggggtaaattagcaattggccaccccaggggaggttacatgatcaaaggcactgagcctggctgcaaccatatgctctaacaccttgaccacgataatatctcctgtgaccccagcatggatggacagcagtaagtaatacaatgcaacaaatgaatttaacaAACATTCAGCAGGTGCATTaaagggaaggttgcaggatgggaGACAGCAGATAACAGCgacagtgatcttagggttcttctttacctctctcaccaaggctcttctcccatgattgctcagtttggctggacggccaggtctaggaagacttctggtgctcccaaacttcatccatttaaggattatggaggccactgtgctcttaggaaccttgagtactgcagaaattcttttatcaccttggccagatctgtgccttgccacaattctgtctctgagctccttggccagttcctttggcctcatgattctcctttggtctgacatgcgctgtgaggtcttatatagacaggtgtgcgcctttccaaatcaagtcctatcagtttaattaaacacagctggactccaatgaaggagtagaaccatctcaaggaggatcagaaggaaatggacagcatgtgactgaaatatgagtgtctgagcaaagggtctgaatacttattaccatctgatagttcagttttccttttttaataaatttgcaaaaatgtctacatttctgtttttttttagtcaagatggggtgcagagtgtacattaatgagaaaaaaaaatgaactattttgaatttaccaaatggcttcaatgaaacaaagagtgaaaaatgtaaaggggtctgaatactttccgcacccactgtatatgaGCTTAGGGTTCTATGTGTAAACCCTTTTTATACAgcacagtatgcagtaagctcacgagctccatctagtggtgacAGCATGAGGCCAGAAAGGTTTTATTTTACTGTATGTCTATACAGGTTATCTGTGGCCCCTTTTTAACCCCTTATTCATTGTATATGGGCGCAGTAGTGGTGCTGAGAATACAGATGGGTGACAATAATTGTTTACCATGTTCTTTTTTGCTTTCTGTTGTGTATTTGCAGAGATGACTGGAGTCGGTTGTCTGCTCAATGGTGTGCGGTACGTCAATGGCCAGAGTTTTCAGCCAAATTGCAAATTCAACTGCACTTGCCTGGATGGGGATATAGGTTGCGTCCCCCTCTGCATGAACTCCCGTCCCCCTCTGGTGTGGTGTCAGAACCCTAAACGTGTAAAAATGGCAGGAAAATGTTGTGAGCAATGGATATGTGATGATTCAAAGAGGTTTAGGAAAGCATCTCCACGGCACATTGCTTCCCCAGGTTTGTTTGAGAATTATGTGGGTTTTAAGTTTATTATTTCATTTTCAGGCTATAACATAATTGTGTTTCCGATACAAACTAATATGCAATACCATATGTGACCACATGGAGTGCTGTCCTGCAGATCTGTGTCCATGAGCAGCACTTTCATCCCAGCACATGCTTAGCAAAGTCTACATCTCCACCTAGTGGTAAGAATATTTAGTGCAGCTTTCAAAAACCATAGAGGTGATTCTTCAAATTCAAatgtttatgatttttttttttcgacaATTTTACATGATGCAAGATGAGCATAATGAGGAACCCAGATTTTCCATCATCTACCCAAATGAAAAACTTAGTGTTGTACATAATGTTATTATTAGTAGTAGCTGTTGTGTTATGAATATTGTTATTAGTAATAGATTTATATGCATTAGTAAACGCTGTTATTATTAATAAAATTGGTAGCAGTAGATAAATGGATATTGTTATTATCATACGTTGTGAGCAGTGTTATACACATGGTTGGTTGTTGTATATATTATTCTTAATAGTATTATACAAATGCTTTAAAATTGTATTAGAAATAGAAAATTAGacatacagtattattattattattattattattatcacttctGGTAGTAGAATTATAAATATTACATAGTTGGAATTGTTTATATTATTTTTAGTTGTAAAAATGCAGGAGGCGggctcatatttctgtccagctgctacacCGACATCTCCATTCTGTGCCAGAAGTTGCATCGGTTGCCCTTCGAATACAAAATAAACGTTTCACTGTCAACCAAAAGGTCCATCATAGCACTGCACCCTCTTATATCCTCTGCCACCCCACATCTCCTTATCATCTCTGTCTACCAACCTACCTGTCCTTTCCACACCTTTGATTTGGTGGTGAAACCAGCAGTTTGGCCATTCCTAATTAGTGTCCCAGGAGCCATATTTCTACCTAACAACCCTAAACCGCTAGTGCTAGTGTCTGCCGCCATCTTGAGCTAAACGTGCTCCCATGGCTGACTTGTcttccatcgagcacatctgggacctcattggtcggtgattacacaggagctgccagcagaggatcttgatgatttccatCACTTTTATTTCTTGGTGCTGCAGTGgggagtgtatatatttatatagacaTAGATTTTCATAGTACTATTAATATTGACACCAGTATTCATATGTTTTTTCTTCCCGTGTTTCAGTTTACGGAGAGGAAAGTGAATCCTGGCAGAATAACTGCGTTATCCAGACCACTCCATGGAGCCCGTGCACCAAGACGTGCGGTATGGGAATATCTACACGGATATCCAACGATAACGACAAGTGTAAACTGCTCAAGGAAAGTCGTCTCTGTAACATGAGGCCCTGCGACGTGGACATAACGCAGCATTTCAGGGTATGGTATAATTATACGCAATACCGTACTTGGGGAAGGTGGGAGAGGGGCAGATACTAACTAAGAATCCTTACATTTTGGTAGGACATGGTTGTCCTGAAGAAGCCTGTCCATGGGCTATAGCAACTTAATTGGTTTCATGGCAAGGGGACAGAATGTAGTACCAGACACAGCCATAGACAAGAGTGGCGctatttctgtaaaaaaataaataaacaacagaTCCTTCTTTTTTATGTCATAAATACCCCCCCAAAATAGAGCATTTAGTTTAGCTTTTCCCATTGGATCTGCATTTACGTCACTTGCGTGTGCTCAACGAAGATCCACATCTCCAACTTAAagggttagaaaaacatggcttctTCTGTCTGCAGTGAATGAAGATGTGCTgcagtaccacacacaacctgtggacaggagtggcgctgttttgTTAGAGAAAGCTATTTTTTTaatcttctttaaagggaacctgtcactttggAAATTCTGCATCTCTTGTAGTCACAAACTTAAAGAGGAGCTGTCACTTGCTATAAATGCTATATgtattacctggtgtaaatgccgccgttctcctgaatccggcgatgtttttctttttttcctactCCTCTCCAATCCCGAGATATGGTCCCCTGGTTTTTTTGTATATAAACCTATGCTTTTTATCCAAGTGGGTGTGACCTTCAACTGTCTTCTGTGGGCGTTTCCTCGTGGACCACGCCCAGAGGGCTTAAAAAAACTAAAATTATATAAAGGAAAGAGGTGGCCATAACTCAGAAATGGAGAGGCTCAGGAAGAAAaggaaaacatcgccggattcaggagaacaacgAGATTTACATCaagccaaaaaaatacatatttatggcgaGCGGCAGGTCCTCCTTAAAGGGATTgcccaacttaaaaaaaaaaatcaaagagcaGGGATAATTATTAATTAAAGAAGCTCTGCTCATTCTACTCATCATTGGTCACCGGTGTTGGACGGGAGGCATGGGATGTACATGGGACGATGTCAcgttctgctgcagccaatcactgcagtTAGGAATTGaaagaattaaccccttcctgtccCGGTGGAGAGCACTAGATTGGTCAATGCTTAAGTTAGAGATCTCCTTTAAATAAA
This is a stretch of genomic DNA from Ranitomeya variabilis isolate aRanVar5 chromosome 6, aRanVar5.hap1, whole genome shotgun sequence. It encodes these proteins:
- the CCN4 gene encoding CCN family member 4 isoform X2, coding for MAATAAKHAQNNCGKTVRRQIHATHTRGCTVTTAGTRLEMTGVGCLLNGVRYVNGQSFQPNCKFNCTCLDGDIGCVPLCMNSRPPLVWCQNPKRVKMAGKCCEQWICDDSKRFRKASPRHIASPVYGEESESWQNNCVIQTTPWSPCTKTCGMGISTRISNDNDKCKLLKESRLCNMRPCDVDITQHFRPGKKCLAVYRETEAKNLTISGCVSKKAYRPKYCGVCSDDRCCTPYKSKTIHVQFDCPDGSGVSWNVMWINACFCNLNCRRPNDIFADLESYHDYTEIIN